In Oikeobacillus pervagus, one genomic interval encodes:
- the glpK gene encoding glycerol kinase GlpK has product MEKYILSLDQGTTSSRAMLFDQKGEIVHVAQREFTQHFPNPGWVEHNANEIWGTILACIATVLSEADVRPEQVAGIGITNQRETTVVWEKDTGRPIYNAIVWQSRQTAEICEELKEKGLNDIFSQKTGLLIDAYFSGTKVKWILDHVEGARERAEKGELLFGTIDTWLIWKLSGGRAHVTDYSNASRTLMYNIHELKWDDELLNILDIPKEMLPEVRPSSEVYANTIPHHFFGQEIPIAGAAGDQQAALFGQACFEGGMAKNTYGTGCFMLMNTGEKAVQSENGLLTTIAWGIDGKVEYALEGSIFVAGSAIQWLRDGMRMIKEAKESERYATNVDSTEGVYVVPAFVGLGTPYWDSDVRGAVFGLTRGTEKEHFIRATLESLAYQTKDVLDAMEADSKIALKTLRVDGGAVKNNFLMQFQSDILNVPVERPIMNETTALGAAYLAGLAVGFWKDREDIATHWNLDQQFEPKMDEEKQQELYKGWKTAIQATMAFKN; this is encoded by the coding sequence ATGGAAAAATATATTCTTTCATTAGATCAAGGAACTACTAGTTCACGTGCGATGCTTTTTGACCAAAAAGGTGAAATTGTTCATGTGGCTCAACGAGAATTTACTCAACATTTTCCAAACCCTGGTTGGGTCGAACATAATGCAAATGAAATTTGGGGGACTATTTTAGCATGTATTGCAACCGTTTTATCAGAAGCAGATGTTAGACCTGAGCAAGTCGCTGGAATTGGGATTACAAATCAACGGGAAACGACCGTTGTGTGGGAAAAGGATACAGGTCGCCCCATTTATAATGCGATTGTTTGGCAATCACGTCAAACAGCGGAAATTTGTGAGGAATTAAAGGAAAAAGGATTAAATGATATATTCAGTCAAAAGACTGGTTTATTGATCGACGCTTATTTCTCTGGAACAAAAGTCAAATGGATTTTAGACCATGTTGAAGGCGCTAGGGAACGTGCAGAAAAAGGTGAACTATTATTTGGAACGATTGATACATGGCTAATTTGGAAGTTATCAGGTGGACGTGCCCATGTAACGGATTATTCCAATGCATCACGAACATTAATGTATAATATCCATGAATTAAAATGGGATGATGAACTTTTAAATATTTTAGACATCCCTAAAGAGATGCTTCCTGAAGTTCGACCTTCTTCTGAAGTATATGCAAACACCATTCCACACCATTTCTTTGGTCAAGAAATACCGATCGCTGGAGCTGCTGGGGATCAGCAAGCAGCACTTTTTGGCCAAGCATGCTTCGAAGGTGGAATGGCCAAAAATACGTATGGAACTGGTTGTTTTATGTTAATGAATACAGGAGAAAAAGCAGTTCAATCCGAAAACGGTTTATTAACAACGATTGCATGGGGGATTGATGGAAAAGTAGAGTATGCCTTAGAAGGTAGTATTTTTGTGGCGGGATCTGCCATCCAATGGTTACGCGATGGGATGAGAATGATTAAAGAAGCAAAAGAAAGTGAAAGATATGCGACAAATGTAGATTCAACAGAGGGTGTTTATGTTGTTCCAGCTTTTGTTGGATTGGGTACCCCATATTGGGATAGTGATGTTCGGGGAGCTGTATTCGGTTTAACGAGAGGAACAGAAAAAGAACATTTTATCCGTGCGACATTAGAATCTCTTGCCTATCAAACGAAAGATGTGTTGGATGCAATGGAAGCTGATTCAAAAATTGCTTTGAAAACATTACGTGTAGATGGTGGGGCCGTAAAGAACAACTTCTTAATGCAATTCCAAAGTGATATTTTAAATGTTCCTGTAGAACGTCCAATTATGAATGAAACAACCGCTCTAGGTGCAGCCTATCTTGCAGGTCTAGCCGTTGGATTCTGGAAAGATCGAGAAGATATTGCGACTCATTGGAATTTAGATCAACAATTTGAACCTAAGATGGACGAAGAAAAACAACAAGAATTATATAAAGGTTGGAAAACAGCCATTCAAGCAACTATGGCTTTTAAAAACTAA
- a CDS encoding MIP/aquaporin family protein, whose product MSPYLAELVGTALLIVLGGGVCANVNLKKSYAHGAGWLVINIGWGLAVTFAVYATGQFSGAHLNPAVTLGLAFNGDFLWSQVFGYIVAQMIGAIIGATIVYFHFLPHWKVTEDPGTKLGVFATGPAIPHTFANLMSEFIGTFVLVLGILTIGANKFADGLNPFIVGLLIVAIGVSLGGTTGYAINPARDLGPRIAHFILPIPGKGSSNWKYAWIPVVGPMLGGSFAGLFYQAVFIGNVVPAFWGVLVVSIIVFIIASMMTHRQAKLTLHQDSI is encoded by the coding sequence ATGTCACCATATTTAGCTGAATTAGTAGGAACCGCCTTATTAATTGTGTTAGGTGGAGGGGTTTGTGCGAACGTAAACTTGAAAAAATCATATGCACATGGGGCAGGATGGTTAGTCATCAACATTGGGTGGGGATTAGCGGTTACATTTGCTGTCTATGCCACTGGGCAATTTAGTGGAGCTCATTTAAATCCAGCTGTAACATTAGGTTTAGCATTTAATGGAGATTTTTTATGGTCACAAGTATTTGGATATATAGTGGCTCAAATGATTGGAGCGATCATTGGTGCAACGATCGTCTACTTCCACTTCTTACCTCATTGGAAAGTCACTGAAGATCCTGGTACGAAACTTGGTGTTTTCGCAACAGGACCAGCGATTCCACACACATTTGCCAACCTTATGAGTGAGTTTATCGGAACATTCGTTTTAGTATTAGGGATTTTAACCATTGGAGCCAATAAATTTGCAGATGGATTAAATCCATTCATTGTCGGTTTGCTAATTGTTGCGATTGGGGTATCGTTAGGTGGAACAACAGGATATGCCATTAATCCTGCACGTGATTTAGGTCCACGTATTGCTCATTTTATTTTACCGATACCAGGAAAGGGTTCATCCAATTGGAAATATGCATGGATCCCAGTCGTGGGGCCTATGCTAGGAGGATCATTTGCAGGATTATTTTATCAAGCTGTATTTATCGGAAATGTCGTTCCTGCCTTTTGGGGAGTACTTGTCGTATCAATCATTGTTTTCATCATTGCTTCTATGATGACACATCGCCAAGCAAAATTAACTTTACATCAAGATTCTATTTGA
- a CDS encoding polyphosphate kinase 2 family protein → MKKIDDKKTYKKRLKKYQLRLLRLQQILFQENIGVIFVMEGMDAAGKGGAIKRVTERLDPRGFRVQPISAPAPHEKRYHYLQRFWRKLPKYGQITIFDRSWYGRVLVERIEKFATEEEWQRAYQEINQFEKMCTDDRYIIAKFWFQIDQEEQLKRFKERENNPLKNWKITDEDWRNREKWDQYQAAAEEMFAKTDVPSSPWFIIEGNDKRYARVRTLEIMVKYIEQYLNEKGIKIPKSDEA, encoded by the coding sequence ATGAAGAAGATCGATGACAAAAAGACGTATAAAAAAAGATTGAAAAAGTATCAATTACGTTTGCTTAGGTTACAACAAATCCTATTCCAGGAGAATATTGGAGTTATTTTTGTCATGGAAGGGATGGATGCGGCTGGAAAAGGGGGAGCGATCAAGCGCGTGACTGAACGACTTGACCCGCGAGGATTTCGGGTTCAGCCCATATCAGCCCCTGCTCCTCATGAAAAAAGATACCATTATTTACAAAGATTTTGGAGAAAGTTACCGAAGTATGGTCAAATAACCATATTTGACCGCTCATGGTATGGTCGTGTTTTAGTCGAAAGAATTGAGAAATTTGCCACAGAGGAAGAATGGCAGCGTGCCTATCAAGAAATTAACCAATTTGAAAAAATGTGTACAGATGATCGCTATATTATCGCCAAGTTCTGGTTTCAAATTGATCAAGAGGAACAGTTAAAACGATTTAAGGAGAGAGAAAATAATCCGCTAAAAAATTGGAAAATAACCGATGAGGATTGGCGGAATCGGGAAAAATGGGATCAATATCAAGCAGCTGCCGAGGAAATGTTTGCTAAAACAGATGTTCCTTCGTCCCCTTGGTTTATTATTGAAGGAAATGATAAACGATATGCTAGAGTCAGAACTTTAGAAATTATGGTAAAGTATATTGAGCAATATTTAAATGAAAAAGGCATAAAGATTCCAAAAAGTGACGAAGCATAA
- a CDS encoding glycerol-3-phosphate responsive antiterminator encodes MSFKGQKILPAIRSMKDFDKMLKTQYEYGVFLDMHIGMLKSVFDYARQNNRKMFLHADLIHGLSSDEYAAEFLAQYVKPYGIISTKGNVIMKAKQKGIFTVQRVFIIDSSALERSIKLISKTNPDYIELLPGVVPKTISEMYERTGKSIFAGGLIDHPEEVEQALNAGASAITTSDKSLWKHYS; translated from the coding sequence TTGAGCTTTAAAGGGCAAAAAATATTACCAGCTATCCGTTCAATGAAGGATTTTGACAAAATGCTAAAAACCCAGTATGAGTATGGTGTTTTTTTAGATATGCATATTGGAATGTTGAAAAGTGTTTTTGATTATGCTAGACAAAATAACCGAAAGATGTTTTTACATGCCGATCTCATTCATGGGTTAAGTAGTGATGAATATGCGGCAGAGTTTCTTGCGCAATATGTGAAACCGTATGGAATCATTTCAACAAAAGGGAATGTCATCATGAAAGCGAAACAAAAAGGAATATTTACAGTTCAACGGGTGTTTATTATCGATTCAAGTGCGCTGGAAAGAAGTATAAAACTCATCTCGAAAACAAATCCAGATTATATTGAGCTCCTTCCAGGTGTTGTGCCTAAAACGATTAGTGAGATGTATGAAAGAACTGGAAAATCTATTTTTGCTGGTGGATTAATTGACCATCCAGAGGAAGTTGAGCAGGCATTAAATGCGGGAGCTTCCGCCATTACCACTTCGGATAAAAGTTTATGGAAGCATTATAGTTAA
- the mutL gene encoding DNA mismatch repair endonuclease MutL has translation MGKIIQLDDILSNKIAAGEVVERPASVVKELVENAIDAHSTVVEIDIEEAGLSKICIIDNGDGIEEEDCLKAFNRHATSKIKNEEDLFRIRTLGFRGEALPSIASVSQLELISSVGDQVGTRIYLEGGKLVKQEQASARKGTEITVSNLFYNTPARLKYMKTVHTELGNITDVVNRLALAHPEVSIRLRHHDRVLLQTNGKGDVRQVLASIYGVNIAKMMIPLSGTSLDFEIDGWISLPEVTRASRNYISTMINGRFIKNYPLAKAIQEGYHTLLPIGRYPIVLLNIKMDPLLVDVNVHPSKMEVRFSKEKELNELVTTCIKKVFQKEELIPKETMKPKSEVFSEQQIFSLDHLPVKESHSNRPSRIGTSNSYEKPSSSLPKEEMKILYEREVNDWNQEQQQVQNHTAMMDDLPFPEVTIHEPTQPFMEEQENTNDLNESKTESRIPPMYPIGQMHGTYIFAQNERGLYIIDQHAAQERLKYEFFREKVGQIENELQDMLIPLTLQYSMDEFVKITEYQEELEKVGVFLESFGPSSFIVRSHPQWFPKGEEKEIIEEMIEQLLTMKTVDIKKLREEAAIMMSCKASIKANRHLRDDEIQSLLDSLRMSSDPFTCPHGRPIIIHYSTYEMQKMFKRVM, from the coding sequence TTGGGGAAAATTATTCAATTGGATGATATTTTATCGAATAAAATTGCCGCCGGAGAAGTTGTAGAGAGACCCGCCTCTGTTGTAAAAGAATTGGTTGAAAATGCGATAGATGCCCATAGTACTGTGGTTGAAATCGATATAGAAGAAGCGGGATTAAGTAAAATATGTATTATTGATAATGGAGATGGAATTGAAGAAGAGGATTGTCTCAAGGCATTTAATCGTCATGCGACAAGTAAAATAAAAAATGAGGAAGATTTATTCAGAATCCGTACATTAGGATTTCGTGGAGAAGCCCTCCCAAGTATTGCCTCTGTTTCACAATTAGAACTCATTTCAAGTGTTGGAGATCAAGTAGGGACAAGGATTTACCTAGAAGGTGGAAAATTGGTGAAGCAAGAGCAAGCCTCTGCCCGAAAAGGAACAGAAATAACAGTTTCTAATTTATTTTATAATACACCTGCAAGATTAAAGTATATGAAAACCGTTCATACGGAGCTCGGGAATATTACTGATGTGGTGAATCGTCTTGCTTTAGCACATCCAGAGGTATCGATTCGTCTTCGTCATCATGATCGCGTACTTCTTCAAACGAATGGAAAAGGGGATGTAAGACAAGTCCTCGCCTCTATTTATGGGGTCAATATTGCCAAAATGATGATTCCGCTTTCTGGCACTTCTTTAGATTTTGAAATCGATGGGTGGATTTCATTACCTGAAGTGACGAGGGCATCGCGTAACTATATATCAACGATGATTAATGGTCGTTTCATTAAAAACTATCCACTCGCAAAAGCGATTCAAGAAGGATATCATACATTATTACCGATCGGTCGTTACCCAATTGTTCTATTAAATATAAAAATGGACCCATTATTAGTGGATGTCAATGTCCATCCCTCCAAAATGGAGGTTCGATTCAGCAAAGAAAAAGAGTTAAATGAACTTGTGACAACATGTATCAAAAAAGTTTTTCAAAAGGAAGAATTAATTCCGAAAGAAACAATGAAACCGAAAAGTGAGGTATTTTCAGAGCAACAAATTTTTTCTTTAGACCATTTGCCTGTGAAAGAATCTCACTCAAATCGTCCTTCACGTATTGGAACATCCAATTCATACGAGAAGCCATCGTCTTCACTTCCAAAAGAAGAAATGAAAATCTTGTACGAAAGAGAAGTTAATGACTGGAATCAAGAGCAACAACAAGTTCAGAACCATACAGCCATGATGGATGACCTTCCCTTCCCTGAAGTTACCATCCATGAGCCAACCCAGCCCTTTATGGAGGAACAGGAGAATACCAATGACTTGAATGAGTCAAAAACAGAGAGTCGAATTCCACCCATGTATCCGATTGGTCAAATGCATGGAACCTATATTTTTGCACAAAATGAACGGGGGCTCTATATTATTGATCAACATGCGGCACAGGAACGTTTAAAATATGAATTTTTCCGTGAGAAAGTTGGACAAATTGAAAATGAACTACAAGATATGCTTATCCCGTTAACCCTACAATATTCAATGGATGAATTTGTGAAAATTACTGAATATCAAGAGGAGCTAGAAAAAGTGGGAGTGTTTTTAGAGTCGTTTGGTCCCTCCTCCTTTATCGTTCGCTCTCATCCCCAATGGTTTCCAAAAGGGGAGGAAAAAGAAATTATTGAAGAGATGATTGAACAATTATTAACGATGAAAACAGTGGATATTAAGAAATTACGTGAAGAGGCGGCAATTATGATGAGTTGTAAAGCATCTATTAAGGCCAATCGTCATTTGCGTGATGATGAAATCCAAAGCTTGCTCGATAGTTTGCGTATGAGCTCCGATCCTTTCACATGTCCACATGGTCGCCCTATTATTATTCATTATTCTACGTATGAAATGCAGAAGATGTTTAAGAGGGTCATGTAG